From a single Brassica oleracea var. oleracea cultivar TO1000 chromosome C5, BOL, whole genome shotgun sequence genomic region:
- the LOC106343266 gene encoding uncharacterized protein LOC106343266 — protein sequence MLGGGFQLTKLNDVSNGGSIHSQKGSALEATTSNVERFLESVTPSVPAHYLSNSKTPPYFVLGDVWESFAEWSAYGTGVPLSLHNSNYKDRVVQYYVPSLSAIQIYTDSNTLTSSLQARGAGEESDSDFKDSSSEGSSSESERGLSASMDQLSLRKEHLEDSSSDDGEPLSSHGRLVFEYLERDLPYIREPFADKMFDLASRFPELKTLRSCGLLPSSWFSVAWYPIYKIPTGPTIKDLDACFLTYHSLHTPFQGAGVTTESMCEVQPRESVEKTALPVFGLASYKLRGSVWTSIKGSGHHQLVNSLFQAADNWLRLHQVNHPDFIFFCR from the exons ATGTTGGGAGGTGGGTTTCAGTTGACTAAGCTGAACGACGTCTCTAATGGCGGATCGATTCACAGTCAAAAAGGGTCTGCATTGGAAGCGACAACAAGTAATGTAGAACGGTTTTTGGAGTCGGTCACACCATCTGTGCCTGCTCACTATCTCTCCAACTCCAAG ACTCCTCCTTACTTTGTTCTTGGAGATGTGTGGGAATCGTTTGCTGAGTGGAGTGCTTACGGCACTGGAGTTCCTCTCTCTTTGCATAACAGCAACTACAAGGATCGTGTCGTCCAATACTACGTTCCTTCTCTCTCCGCCATCCAAATCTATACTGATTCTAATACCTTAACCTCATCTCTTCAAGCAAG GGGGGCAGGTGAGGAGAGCGACAGCGATTTCAAGGACTCTAGCAGTGAAGGAAGCAGCAGTGAGTCAGAAAGAGGACTCTCTGCTAGTATGGACCAGCTCTCGTTAAGAAAGGAGCATCTGGAAGACTCTTCTAGTGATGATGGGGAGCCTTTAAGCTCTCATGGTCGTTTGGTATTTGAGTATCTTGAACGTGATCTTCCTTACATCCGTGAGCCCTTTGCCGACAAG ATGTTTGACCTCGCCTCTAGATTTCCTGAGCTGAAGACGCTGAGAAGCTGTGGTTTACTACCTTCAAGCTGGTTTTCTGTGGCATG GTACCCAATTTACAAAATACCCACAGGACCAACGATCAAGGATCTGGATGCTTGTTTCTTGACGTATCATTCCCTTCACACACCCTTTCAAG GTGCAGGCGTTACTACAGAGTCTATGTGTGAGGTGCAGCCAAGGGAGAGCGTTGAGAAGACGGCTCTGCCTGTCTTTGGCCTTGCCTCATACAAGTTGAGAGGTTCTGTATGGACAAGCATCAAAGGATCTGGACACCACCAGCTCGTGAACTCCCTTTTCCAAGCCGCGGACAATTGGCTGAGGTTACATCAAGTCAACCATCCTGATTTCATCTTCTTCTGCCGATGA
- the LOC106343265 gene encoding protein NtpR, whose amino-acid sequence MVVANDNDLSSKILPRVLIVSRRTLRKSKFVDFVGEYHLDLIVSNGAVPVIVPRVSGIHSMLQSFEPIHGVLLCEGEDVDPSLYADAEQQGLSQEDIEEIRTLHASDTAIDREKDSIELTLAKLCLERSIPFLGICRGSQILNVAAGGTLYQDIDKEIGTTTKHIDYDNYDEHRHEARVVEETPLHKWFDEMDQIMVNSYHHQAVKRLGERFVPMAYAPDGLIEGFYDPNRYDPEEGRFLVGLQFHPERMRLSGGSDEFDYPGCATAYQEFVKAVTAFQKKQLEAAEIVMELKTKKKRLVKSFSMAELLEASNTALSKKQENRLKQMGATVRNSCVYMKRKEVQERAMDKLSAERLSDLLSFHRMMARLCSDAIKRKLLEVEPTET is encoded by the coding sequence ATGGTGGTTGCTAATGATAATGATCTCTCGTCCAAGATTCTCCCCAGAGTTCTCATCGTCTCTCGTCGAACTCTACGCAAGAGCAAGTTCGTGGACTTTGTGGGAGAGTACCATCTCGACCTCATCGTCTCAAACGGTGCAGTTCCTGTCATTGTCCCACGTGTAAGCGGGATACATTCTATGCTCCAGAGCTTCGAGCCCATCCACGGCGTCCTCCTCTGCGAAGGAGAAGACGTAGACCCATCTCTCTACGCAGACGCAGAACAACAAGGACTCTCGCAAGAGGACATAGAAGAGATCAGGACATTGCACGCGAGTGACACGGCCATCGACCGAGAGAAAGACAGCATCGAGCTGACTCTAGCCAAACTCTGCCTCGAAAGAAGCATTCCTTTCTTAGGCATTTGTCGCGGCTCTCAGATCCTCAACGTGGCCGCCGGAGGAACTCTTTACCAAGACATTGACAAAGAGATAGGAACCACGACTAAGCATATAGACTACGACAACTACGACGAGCACAGGCACGAGGCTAGAGTCGTGGAGGAGACGCCGTTGCATAAATGGTTCGACGAGATGGATCAGATAATGGTGAACTCGTATCATCACCAAGCTGTTAAGAGACTGGGGGAACGTTTTGTGCCGATGGCGTACGCTCCTGATGGTTTGATAGAAGGTTTTTACGATCCGAACCGGTACGATCCAGAGGAAGGTCGGTTCTTGGTGGGTCTCCAGTTTCATCCCGAGAGGATGAGGCTCTCGGGAGGCTCTGATGAGTTTGATTATCCGGGATGTGCAACTGCTTATCAGGAGTTTGTGAAAGCTGTGACCGCGTTTCAGAAGAAGCAACTTGAGGCAGCAGAGATTGTGATGGAGCTGAAGACGAAGAAGAAGAGGCTAGTCAAAAGCTTCTCCATGGCTGAGCTTCTAGAGGCATCAAACACGGCTCTAAGTAAGAAACAAGAGAACAGGCTGAAGCAGATGGGAGCGACGGTGAGGAACTCTTGTGTGTATATGAAAAGGAAAGAGGTGCAAGAGAGAGCAATGGACAAGTTGTCTGCAGAGCGTCTATCTGATCTGCTCTCATTTCACCGTATGATGGCTCGTCTTTGCTCTGATGCCATCAAGAGGAAGCTGCTGGAAGTTGAACCCACTGAGACATAG
- the LOC106293480 gene encoding uncharacterized protein LOC106293480, producing the protein MEGTLISSSPFRFHPLTTSRRIATITKRRKQTTVCCDYYYQGGRAVDENMVVLRKRIHEIKMVERNYEPPSHWMQWEKHFYCSYDATICDALCILQTFLMNSRPSVAFGTLLLIFFSVPVSTAFFAFRIFDIVLWLMSAIHVG; encoded by the coding sequence ATGGAAGGCACACTGATCTCGTCGTCGCCATTCAGGTTCCACCCTTTGACGACGTCACGCAGAATCGCCACCATAACTAAGAGGAGAAAACAAACCACCGTGTGTTGCGACTACTACTACCAAGGAGGACGAGCGGTGGACGAGAACATGGTGGTCCTTAGGAAACGGATCCATGAGATTAAGATGGTTGAACGAAACTACGAACCTCCTTCCCACTGGATGCAGTGGGAGAAGCATTTCTACTGCAGCTACGATGCTACTATCTGTGACGCTCTGTGTATTCTCCAAACTTTCCTCATGAACTCTCGTCCCAGCGTTGCGTTTGGAACGTTGCTTCTCATCTTTTTCAGCGTTCCCGTCTCAACTGCTTTCTTTGCGTTTCGCATCTTTGACATTGTTCTTTGGCTTATGAGTGCCATTCACGTAGGATGA
- the LOC106292747 gene encoding sulfhydryl oxidase 1: MSVLRHLLMFVGLVRLEATASFSPGSRSILRDIGNAIADDQKDNAIELNATNFDSVFRDTPAKYAVLEFFAHWCPACRNYKPHYEKVARLFNGPDAVHPGLVLMARVDCAVKMNVKLCDKFSITHYPVLFWGPPRKFVGGSWGPKQDKSEIILMDDWRTSDLLLSWINKQIGSSYGLDDQKFGNDHLLPNMSDHEQISQALYDIEEATEEAFDIILSHKAIKSSETSTSFIRFLQLLVPHHPSKRCRKGSAEILLNFDELCPLGECSYGHDSAVENNTLRSFHICGKDLPRGYYMFCRGSKNETRGFSCGLWIMMHSLSVRIEDGESQFAFTAICDFINNFFMCDECRQHFHDMCLSVKTPFKKSRDIVLWLWSAHNKVNERLKKDEASLGTGDPKFPKMIWPPKQLCPSCYLSSTDWDHDEVYKFLKKYYGEKLVSSHKKNGDGGSKEEVVVAAAADEMAVPTNALVVPVGAALAIALASCAFGALACYWRTQQKNRKYYHNPHYLKRYNSNFMVMNTFSNNESEREKER, encoded by the exons ATGTCTGTGTTGAGACACCTGCTAATGTTCGTGGGTTTGGTGAGACTTGAAGCTACGGCGTCGTTTTCCCCGGGATCGCGTTCGATTCTCCGGGACATCGGCAATGCCATCGCCGATGATCAGAAAGATAACGCCATTGAATTGAACGCTACCAACTTTGATTCAGTCTTCCGAGACACACCCGCCAAATACGCCGTTTTGGAGTTCTTCGCTCACTG GTGTCCTGCATGTAGAAACTACAAG CCGCATTATGAAAAAGTCGCAAGGCTCTTCAATGGACCAGACGCTGTACATCCTGGCCTCGTTTTAATGGCCCGAGTTGATTGCGCAGTAAAG ATGAATGTGAAGCTCTGTGACAAGTTCTCCATTACTCATTATCCTGTGCTCTTTTGGGGCCCTCCCAGAAAGTTCGTTGGTGGCAGCTGGGGTCCTAAGCAAGATAAAAGTGAGATAATCCTAATGGATGACTGGCGCACTTCTGATCTTTTGCTGAGCTGGATTAACAAGCAGATAGGCAG TTCTTATGGCTTGGATGATCAGAAATTTGGAAACGATCATCTCCTGCCTAATATGTCTGACCATGAACAG ATTTCTCAGGCTTTATATGACATTGAGGAGGCAACTGAAGAAGCTTTTGATATCATTTTGTCACATAAG GCAATCAAGTCATCTGAAACAAGTACTTCATTTATCAGGTTCCTCCAGCTTTTAGTGCCACATCATCCTTCAAAAAG GTGTCGCAAGGGAAGTGCTGAAATTCTCTTGAATTTTGATGAGTTGTGTCCGTTAGGCGAATGCTCTTATGGCCATGATTCTGCAGTGGAAAACAATACCCTGCGAAGCTTCCATATATGTGGAAAGGATCTTCCGCGTGGATATTAC ATGTTTTGCCGTGGCAGCAAGAACGAAACTAGAGGATTCAG CTGCGGATTATGGATCATGATGCATTCGCTTTCCGTGAGGATCGAAGATGGAGAAAGCCAGTTTGCATTCACAGCCATTTGCGATTTCATCAACAACTTCTTCATGTGTGATGAATGCCGCCAGCATTTTCACGACATGTGCTTAAG CGTGAAAACTCCGTTTAAAAAGTCACGTGACATCGTCTTGTGGCTGTGGAGCGCTCACAACAAGGTCAACGAGAGGCTCAAGAAAGACGAGGCCTCTCTCGGAACAGGAGACCCCAAGTTCCCGAAGATGATATGGCCGCCGAAGCAGCTTTGCCCGTCGTGTTACCTTTCGAGCACCGACTGGGATCACGATGAAGTCTACAAGTTCTTGAAGAAGTACTACGGAGAGAAACTTGTGTCATCTCACAAGAAAAACGGTGACGGTGGGAGCAAGGAGGAGGTGGTTGTTGCAGCAGCTGCAGATGAAATGGCGGTTCCCACCAACGCTCTAGTTGTGCCGGTGGGAGCTGCGTTGGCCATAGCGCTTGCGAGCTGCGCGTTTGGGGCGCTTGCGTGCTACTGGAGGACGCAGCAAAAGAACCGGAAGTATTACCATAATCCGCATTATCTAAAGAGATATAACAGTAACTTTATGGTTATGAACACGTTCAGTAACAATGAAAGCGAGAGGGAAAAGGAGAGATAA
- the LOC106343703 gene encoding serine carboxypeptidase-like 50 codes for MKHVPTTVFFLLSTLLLAVSIESPPPPLFPDEALPTKSGYLPVKPAPGSSMFYAYYEAQKPTTTLTDTPLLVWLQGGPGCSSMIGNFYELGPWRVVSRATELEPNPGAWNHLFGLLFLDNPIGVGFSIAASKQDIPSNQRQVAEQLYAALVEFTEQNPGFEHRPVYITGESYAGKYVPAIGYYILKEKPNGKVNLKGLAIGNGLTDPVTQIRTHAVNVYYSGLVNAKQREALEKAQEISIYLVKARKWREAADARLELLTLLGNMTGLATLYNTARMIPYRTDLVVDLMNQREAKRVLGVSETMRFEECSDEVEEALRGDVMKSVKFMVEYAVERTNVLLYQGMLDLRDGVVSTEEWMKNMNWSGLEMFLTAERRVWKDGNGDVAGYVQRWGNLSHVAVSGAGHFVPTDKAVNSRDMIEAWVLGKGLFDAEDVHQTLTSSVLESKPNRFDSGN; via the coding sequence ATGAAGCACGTCCCTACAACAGTCTTCTTCTTGCTCTCCACTCTCCTCCTCGCCGTCTCCATCGAGTCTCCACCACCGCCACTGTTTCCCGATGAAGCTCTACCCACTAAATCCGGTTACCTCCCGGTTAAACCCGCCCCAGGCTCCTCCATGTTCTATGCCTACTACGAAGCCCAAAAGCCAACCACAACTCTCACCGACACTCCACTCCTCGTTTGGCTCCAAGGTGGGCCAGGCTGCTCTTCCATGATTGGCAACTTCTACGAGCTTGGCCCTTGGCGAGTAGTTTCACGCGCCACAGAGCTAGAACCCAACCCCGGCGCTTGGAACCACCTCTTCGGCTTACTTTTCTTGGATAACCCCATCGGTGTCGGATTCAGCATCGCCGCTTCAAAACAAGACATACCAAGTAATCAGAGACAGGTGGCAGAGCAGCTGTACGCAGCTCTCGTGGAATTCACCGAGCAGAACCCAGGTTTTGAACACCGACCGGTTTACATAACCGGCGAGAGCTACGCCGGGAAGTATGTTCCAGCTATTGGTTACTATATCCTCAAAGAAAAGCCCAATGGGAAGGTTAATCTAAAAGGCCTTGCCATAGGAAATGGGCTAACCGACCCGGTAACCCAAATCCGGACCCATGCGGTCAACGTCTATTACTCGGGTCTGGTCAACGCGAAACAGAGAGAAGCGCTCGAGAAAGCTCAAGAGATATCAATATATCTCGTGAAGGCTCGGAAATGGCGCGAAGCAGCAGATGCTAGACTCGAACTATTGACGCTACTAGGCAACATGACAGGACTCGCGACGCTTTACAACACCGCACGGATGATACCGTATAGAACGGACCTGGTGGTGGATCTCATGAACCAGAGGGAGGCGAAACGGGTACTGGGAGTGAGCGAAACGATGCGTTTTGAGGAATGCAGCGATGAAGTGGAAGAGGCTTTACGAGGAGACGTGATGAAGAGCGTGAAGTTCATGGTGGAGTACGCGGTGGAGAGGACCAACGTGTTGTTGTATCAAGGTATGTTAGATCTAAGAGACGGCGTCGTTTCGACTGAGGAGTGGATGAAGAATATGAACTGGTCCGGGTTGGAGATGTTTTTGACGGCGGAGAGGCGGGTGTGGAAGGATGGTAACGGTGATGTCGCGGGCTACGTACAGAGGTGGGGGAATTTGTCACACGTGGCGGTTTCTGGAGCGGGGCATTTCGTTCCGACAGACAAAGCTGTTAACTCGAGGGATATGATTGAAGCTTGGGTTCTGGGTAAAGGTTTGTTCGATGCTGAGGACGTACATCAGACATTAACGTCAAGCGTTTTAGAGTCCAAGCCAAATAGATTTGATTCTGGAAATTGA